In Mucilaginibacter boryungensis, a single window of DNA contains:
- the tal gene encoding transaldolase: MATNKVKQIHDFGQSIWLDFIDREIISNGKLKSLIDDDGVRGVTSNPAIFEKAISSSSAYDKEIAELAKTAKTNEELFFNLAITDIQNAAKLFEGVYNEEVKGADGYVSLEVSPFLALDTEGTTKQAEELWKKVNRENVMIKIPGTKPGLKAIRDSIAKGININVTLLFGLPRYEEVTEAYIAGLEDLLAAGGDVSKVASVASFFLSRIDVLVDPMLDEKGLGDLKGEVAIASAKKAYEIYKRVFSTERWKKLEAKGAKPQRLLWASTSSKNPAFKDTKYVEALIGADTVDTVPLETIEAFRDHGVAADTLTLGLDKATETLERLKAAGIDIDKITQQLEDEGIDKFNKPFEKLLNAIEEQKNKA, from the coding sequence ATGGCAACTAATAAAGTAAAGCAAATACATGATTTTGGTCAGAGCATCTGGCTTGATTTTATAGACCGCGAGATCATATCAAACGGTAAATTAAAAAGCCTGATAGATGATGATGGCGTACGCGGTGTAACTTCAAACCCGGCAATTTTTGAAAAAGCCATCAGCAGCAGTTCTGCTTATGATAAAGAGATTGCTGAACTTGCAAAAACCGCAAAAACTAACGAAGAGTTATTTTTTAACCTGGCTATTACAGATATCCAAAACGCGGCAAAGCTATTTGAGGGTGTTTATAACGAAGAAGTAAAAGGTGCTGATGGTTATGTTAGTTTGGAAGTATCGCCGTTTTTGGCTTTAGATACCGAGGGTACCACCAAACAGGCCGAAGAACTTTGGAAAAAAGTTAACCGCGAGAACGTAATGATAAAGATCCCCGGTACTAAACCGGGTTTAAAAGCCATTCGCGATTCTATTGCTAAAGGCATAAATATCAACGTTACTTTATTGTTTGGTTTGCCACGCTACGAAGAAGTTACCGAAGCCTATATTGCTGGTTTGGAAGATTTATTAGCAGCCGGCGGCGATGTAAGCAAAGTAGCATCGGTAGCCAGTTTCTTTTTAAGCCGTATTGATGTATTGGTTGACCCAATGCTTGATGAAAAAGGCTTAGGCGATTTGAAAGGTGAGGTTGCTATCGCGTCGGCTAAAAAAGCTTACGAAATATACAAACGTGTATTCAGCACCGAGCGCTGGAAAAAACTGGAAGCTAAAGGCGCCAAACCACAGCGTTTACTATGGGCCAGCACCAGCAGCAAAAACCCTGCATTTAAAGATACTAAGTATGTTGAGGCATTAATTGGTGCCGATACTGTGGACACTGTTCCATTAGAAACCATTGAAGCTTTCCGCGATCATGGTGTAGCTGCAGATACTTTAACATTGGGCCTTGATAAGGCTACCGAAACTTTAGAAAGGTTAAAAGCAGCTGGGATTGATATTGACAAGATAACACAGCAGTTGGAAGACGAAGGGATTGATAAATTTAACAAGCCTTTCGAAAAATTGCTGAATGCCATTGAGGAGCAAAAAAACAAAGCTTAA
- a CDS encoding HAD family hydrolase gives MHSDRIKILFFDVGGILLTNGWGNESRKLASEQFKLDYAEVNALHNFIFNVYEIGSITLDEYLDTVIFNHERDFTREDFKAFIFEQSVELPDMLAWLKQWKKDCGFRVISINNEGKELNDYRVKKFGLHDCFDAFISSCEVKMRKPDPGIWQLAMGIAQVSPKQCVYFDDRAMFVATAQKLGIRSFQHTGFETTKQILEQLKKENLN, from the coding sequence ATGCATAGCGACCGGATAAAGATCCTGTTTTTTGATGTGGGTGGTATACTGCTCACCAACGGCTGGGGAAACGAGTCGCGCAAACTGGCATCCGAACAATTTAAACTGGATTATGCAGAGGTGAACGCCCTGCATAATTTCATTTTTAACGTGTACGAAATTGGTAGTATTACGCTGGATGAATACCTGGATACGGTAATATTTAACCACGAGCGCGATTTTACCCGCGAAGATTTTAAAGCTTTCATTTTTGAGCAATCGGTTGAATTACCAGATATGCTGGCTTGGTTAAAACAATGGAAAAAAGACTGCGGCTTCAGGGTAATTTCCATTAATAACGAGGGTAAGGAACTGAACGATTATCGGGTAAAGAAATTTGGTTTGCACGATTGTTTCGACGCGTTCATCTCATCGTGCGAAGTAAAAATGCGTAAACCCGATCCGGGGATATGGCAGTTGGCCATGGGCATTGCACAGGTATCGCCTAAGCAATGCGTTTATTTCGATGACAGGGCTATGTTTGTTGCCACCGCGCAAAAACTGGGTATCCGATCGTTCCAGCACACCGGTTTTGAAACAACCAAACAGATATTAGAACAATTGAAAAAAGAAAACCTCAATTAA
- a CDS encoding ROK family protein, producing the protein MKKTTGQLNVLSIDVGGSHVKATVLNKQGDLTMEYEKIETPMPSTPENMLKAIKRLVKNFPAYDKISVGFPGYIKNGVVVTAPNLGNKAWSGFDLQTELQTQLGKPARVVNDADMAGLGVVDGKGFEMVITLGTGFGTAFFLDGILLPHLEISHHPVAKGKDYDVYIGDIALDDLGVKKWNKRMKKVFKILKTVFNYDYLYIGGGNARKLDMKLDKNMKLVTNEQGIKGGARLWQEKELKGTAVAAKK; encoded by the coding sequence ATGAAAAAAACTACCGGGCAATTAAATGTGCTCTCTATTGATGTTGGCGGCTCGCATGTAAAAGCCACCGTCCTGAATAAACAAGGCGACTTGACTATGGAGTATGAAAAGATAGAGACACCCATGCCGTCGACACCTGAAAATATGCTGAAGGCTATTAAGCGCCTGGTGAAAAATTTTCCTGCTTACGATAAAATTTCAGTTGGCTTTCCTGGCTATATCAAAAACGGTGTGGTAGTTACTGCCCCCAATTTGGGTAATAAAGCCTGGAGCGGGTTTGATTTGCAAACAGAATTACAAACCCAGCTGGGTAAACCCGCACGTGTAGTTAATGATGCCGATATGGCGGGCCTTGGTGTGGTTGATGGCAAAGGCTTTGAAATGGTGATCACGTTGGGTACAGGTTTTGGTACGGCGTTCTTTTTAGACGGGATATTATTGCCTCACCTTGAAATTTCACATCACCCGGTAGCAAAAGGAAAGGATTATGATGTTTATATCGGCGATATAGCGCTTGACGACCTGGGTGTTAAAAAGTGGAACAAGCGTATGAAGAAGGTTTTTAAAATATTAAAAACAGTATTCAATTACGACTATTTATATATAGGCGGTGGCAACGCACGCAAGCTTGACATGAAGCTGGATAAAAACATGAAACTGGTTACCAACGAACAGGGGATCAAAGGTGGGGCAAGGCTTTGGCAGGAAAAAGAATTAAAAGGCACAGCAGTAGCTGCCAAAAAATAA
- the tkt gene encoding transketolase, translating to MSLDKNIETLAIDTVRILSADAVQKANSGHPGTPMALAPMGHVLWKEFINFNPKNPDWANRDRFILSAGHACMLQYSFLHLLGYDISLDDIKNFRQMNSKTAGHPEYGLAPGIDVTTGPLGQGFANGVGFAIAQKHLAARYNKPNFPIFDYHIYAICSDGDMMEGVTSEAASLAGHLELGNLIYLYDDNHISIEGSTDIAFNEDVSKRFEAYGWHVQFVDDVNDIHALQLAIINAKAETQKPSLIRVRSLIAYGSPNKSGTAGSHGAPLGEEEMKLVKEFFGFDPNKNFNIPPEVAKYYKQIGEEKGKKEDDWNELFAEYKDKFPELAAEYEQAAAGKLPKGWLDKLPTFEPSDKKMATRQASGKVLNAIAECLPHLIGGAADLAPSTETNLKEFDSFTSENRDGRNFHFGIREHAMGSALNGMALTKGVIPFGATFLIFSEYMRPPIRLAAIMKIRPIFVYTHDSIGLGEDGTTHQPIEQLISLRSIPNITLIRPADANETAQAWRVALEHQGGPVILVFTRQGLPIMDQNKYSKATGLEQGAYILSEASKTPDLILIATGSEVSLILDAQAQLEKDGISTRVVSMPSWELFEKQDAAYKEKVFPKANKKRLAVEMASPLGWHKYVTDEGDILGMTTFGESAPAEDLYKHFGYTVDNVVKRAKALL from the coding sequence ATGTCGTTAGATAAGAACATTGAAACATTAGCCATTGATACAGTAAGGATATTATCGGCCGATGCGGTACAAAAAGCAAATTCAGGTCACCCCGGTACGCCTATGGCGCTGGCCCCAATGGGTCATGTGTTATGGAAAGAGTTTATCAACTTTAACCCTAAAAACCCTGATTGGGCTAACCGCGACAGGTTTATACTTTCGGCAGGGCATGCCTGTATGTTGCAATACAGCTTTTTACACTTATTGGGTTACGATATCAGCCTGGATGATATAAAGAACTTTCGCCAAATGAACAGCAAAACTGCCGGTCACCCCGAATATGGCCTGGCGCCGGGTATTGATGTTACAACCGGCCCGCTGGGGCAAGGGTTTGCCAATGGTGTAGGCTTCGCTATAGCCCAAAAGCATTTGGCGGCCCGTTATAATAAACCAAATTTCCCCATATTCGACTATCATATTTATGCCATATGCAGTGATGGCGATATGATGGAAGGGGTAACCTCTGAAGCGGCTTCATTAGCCGGGCATTTGGAGTTGGGCAACCTTATTTACCTGTATGATGATAACCACATTTCAATAGAAGGCAGCACCGATATTGCTTTTAACGAGGATGTGAGCAAACGCTTTGAAGCCTATGGCTGGCATGTGCAGTTTGTTGATGATGTTAACGATATTCATGCTTTACAATTAGCCATTATTAACGCTAAGGCCGAAACACAAAAGCCGTCATTAATTAGGGTACGTTCGCTTATTGCTTATGGCAGCCCCAATAAATCGGGTACGGCAGGGTCGCACGGCGCGCCGCTGGGCGAAGAGGAAATGAAGCTGGTGAAGGAATTTTTCGGATTCGACCCCAATAAGAACTTCAATATTCCGCCTGAAGTGGCTAAATATTATAAGCAAATAGGCGAGGAGAAAGGCAAAAAAGAAGACGACTGGAACGAGCTTTTTGCCGAATATAAAGATAAGTTCCCTGAACTGGCAGCTGAATATGAACAAGCGGCCGCAGGCAAACTACCTAAAGGCTGGCTTGATAAGCTGCCAACCTTTGAACCATCTGATAAAAAGATGGCCACCCGCCAGGCATCGGGAAAGGTGCTGAACGCTATTGCTGAATGCCTGCCGCATTTGATAGGCGGCGCAGCCGATTTGGCGCCATCAACAGAAACTAACCTGAAAGAATTTGATTCGTTCACCAGCGAGAACCGCGATGGGCGTAATTTCCATTTCGGCATTCGTGAACATGCTATGGGCTCGGCCCTGAATGGGATGGCTTTAACCAAAGGTGTAATACCTTTTGGCGCTACCTTCCTGATATTCTCTGAATACATGCGCCCGCCCATCCGTTTGGCTGCTATCATGAAGATTAGGCCAATATTTGTATATACGCACGATAGCATTGGTTTGGGTGAGGATGGCACCACCCACCAGCCAATTGAACAACTGATATCATTACGGTCTATTCCTAACATTACATTAATACGCCCCGCCGATGCCAATGAAACAGCGCAAGCCTGGCGTGTAGCATTAGAACACCAGGGCGGCCCCGTAATATTGGTATTCACCCGGCAAGGGCTGCCAATTATGGATCAAAACAAATACAGCAAAGCCACGGGTTTGGAGCAGGGCGCCTACATACTATCAGAAGCCAGTAAAACACCCGATTTGATATTAATAGCGACTGGATCGGAAGTATCGCTGATATTGGATGCGCAGGCACAATTGGAAAAAGACGGTATATCAACCCGTGTGGTAAGCATGCCATCGTGGGAATTGTTTGAAAAACAGGATGCCGCCTACAAGGAAAAAGTGTTCCCTAAAGCAAACAAGAAGCGTTTGGCTGTAGAAATGGCATCACCACTGGGCTGGCACAAATATGTGACAGATGAAGGTGATATTTTAGGTATGACCACCTTCGGCGAATCGGCCCCGGCGGAAGACCTGTATAAACATTTTGGATATACAGTTGATAATGTAGTAAAAAGGGCTAAAGCACTATTATAA
- the gndA gene encoding NADP-dependent phosphogluconate dehydrogenase, with translation MSDTEKKYAFGMIGLGTMGRNLLLNMGDHGFAGAGFDKDASKGALLEQEDKNKNLKGFSEVEPFIASLSTPRAIMMLVPAGKIVDDVIAELLPYLDKGDILIDGGNSHFTDTNRRVEELESQGFHFFGMGVSGGADGARRGPSIMPGGDKAAYNVMKPILEAIAAKAEDGEPCVTYIGPGAAGHFVKMVHNGIEYGLMQLIAESYEIMKKGLKMDNDAIQKVFAKWNDGRLQCFLLDITKDIFLFKAPGTDHLLIDDIKDEARAKGTGKWTSQVAMDLQAPIPTVDTAVAMRDLSKYKQLRVQASELYSDVPVINVDDKEQFLAELEQAFYFTMIISYAQGMHLLTNASAEYKYDLKLAEIAKIWRAGCIIRSKFLYDIYNAYTKDSGLAHLLLDGGVQKLVNEVVPGTRSVLSKTIAAGIAAPAFTASLSYFDAFRSARMPSNLTQAQRDFFGAHTYELIGKEGVFHTEWMAKTNN, from the coding sequence ATGAGCGATACAGAAAAAAAATATGCCTTCGGGATGATAGGTTTGGGCACTATGGGCCGTAACCTGCTATTAAATATGGGCGACCACGGCTTTGCCGGGGCCGGTTTTGATAAGGATGCCAGCAAAGGCGCTTTACTTGAACAGGAGGATAAAAATAAAAATCTGAAAGGCTTTAGCGAAGTTGAACCTTTTATTGCCAGCCTAAGTACCCCGCGGGCTATTATGATGCTTGTACCTGCCGGTAAAATTGTTGATGATGTAATTGCCGAACTTTTACCGTATTTGGATAAGGGCGATATTTTAATTGATGGGGGTAACTCGCACTTTACCGATACCAACCGCAGGGTTGAGGAATTAGAAAGCCAGGGTTTCCACTTTTTTGGGATGGGTGTATCGGGTGGTGCCGATGGCGCGCGCCGCGGGCCAAGCATTATGCCGGGCGGTGATAAGGCAGCCTATAATGTAATGAAACCGATATTGGAAGCTATTGCTGCCAAAGCCGAAGATGGCGAGCCATGTGTAACCTATATTGGTCCTGGCGCGGCAGGGCACTTTGTAAAAATGGTGCACAACGGTATTGAATATGGCCTGATGCAACTGATAGCCGAAAGCTACGAGATTATGAAAAAAGGCCTGAAGATGGATAATGATGCCATCCAAAAGGTATTTGCTAAATGGAACGATGGCCGCCTGCAATGCTTTTTGCTGGATATCACAAAAGATATTTTTCTGTTCAAAGCGCCGGGTACCGATCATTTACTGATTGACGATATTAAGGACGAAGCCCGTGCCAAAGGTACCGGTAAATGGACATCGCAGGTAGCAATGGATCTGCAAGCACCCATCCCTACGGTAGATACAGCGGTAGCGATGCGCGATCTGTCTAAATACAAACAACTGCGCGTACAGGCGTCTGAGTTATATAGCGATGTGCCTGTTATTAATGTAGATGACAAAGAGCAATTCCTGGCCGAACTGGAGCAGGCGTTCTACTTCACTATGATCATTTCTTACGCGCAGGGCATGCACTTGTTAACCAATGCATCTGCAGAATATAAATACGATCTGAAATTGGCGGAAATAGCCAAGATATGGCGCGCGGGCTGTATCATCCGTTCTAAATTCCTGTACGATATTTATAATGCTTATACTAAAGATAGCGGTTTAGCCCATCTGCTGCTTGATGGCGGTGTGCAAAAACTGGTTAATGAAGTAGTGCCAGGTACCCGTTCGGTATTATCAAAAACTATTGCTGCGGGCATAGCTGCACCTGCATTTACAGCCAGCTTAAGCTATTTTGACGCGTTCCGCAGCGCACGCATGCCATCTAACTTAACCCAGGCACAACGCGACTTTTTTGGTGCACACACCTACGAGCTGATTGGCAAAGAGGGCGTATTCCATACAGAGTGGATGGCTAAAACCAACAATTAA
- a CDS encoding outer membrane beta-barrel protein — translation MKRSLLILITLLFAATVYAQVPAQNGQRSQSLPPPLPSRQVSGIVKDSTDTTLPGAVVKLTSPHDTLSTATNADGIFIFKNVKSATFVLSVSSLGYRPQVKRLLNNDAVPRLTLDPIVLKSEAQQLKEVVINGTPSITYKVDTIEYRASDYKVRPNATLDELLKKMEGFEVGSDGSVTHQGQAITKVKLNGKDYAGGDVAQAVQNLPAEIIEKAQVVDDYGDAAAHSGIKDGDPQKILNVTTKADRSVGTTGRLIGQAGNNDRYNGNLFLQRINGNQQIGVIANFRNTVTGVQSTGLASSANGGGGGGNSNPGTTQSFAPSINYRDQLNKKIQINSSATYGFTKNNSVSESYGTNSSTVVKSSDFTNNGTSQRNSFRRGASFELDYDIDSLNYLQVQPSYSYSTSENETTSSRNASTHYKDGSYEHQVVNGTTSNKTPTTTYGALALFNHRFRKPGRNFSTQLSYNHTDSKSNGTNQSHTINYADSTFNNLQQDLFANLITIKNNTTNTFRGSMTYSEPLGGLSRLELNAQMTRNSHSTDNVTDSIQAAGTKETDLIFNYNTTETRMALNYRYNGTKVNMSLGTTLMPYHLDGTKLDNNSQSFVPTEISIFRVLPIFRFSYAWSRTQRLNIFYTGTNEEPQFQQIQPFIDNTDPNNIVVGNPKLKAGLNNQVTIQYNNYFPNSRFNISLNGNANYYTDDITTNTVTQLVPIPGSPTGSKRSIRYINYVNISGSKGLGGNYVISKQLADRRYNLNLIGRVNYGYTMAMSQGVLYHQTSWNFNERFGPRITPTDNVEFNPFFGTSLSRGFNSADGSSSKAVTNSFGLDGRFYFFKTYQVHYDASKQFINQTISPNVSNVPQSKATPLVIDAGFQKEFGARRQFTLTFDVFDLLHQNNYITQSATVTGVTNTVSSSLSRYFLVGFRLNLQKWSGRPTRNGRNLQRRGDGSFIYN, via the coding sequence ATGAAACGATCACTACTTATATTAATTACCTTATTATTTGCCGCTACAGTATACGCGCAGGTGCCTGCACAAAATGGTCAGCGGTCGCAATCATTGCCCCCGCCTTTGCCATCAAGGCAGGTAAGTGGTATAGTTAAAGATTCGACCGATACTACCCTGCCGGGAGCGGTAGTTAAATTAACATCGCCGCACGATACCCTTAGTACTGCTACTAATGCGGATGGTATCTTCATATTTAAAAATGTAAAATCGGCCACGTTTGTACTTAGTGTAAGTAGTTTAGGTTATCGCCCACAAGTAAAACGATTATTAAATAACGATGCGGTACCGCGTTTAACGCTTGATCCTATTGTACTGAAGTCCGAAGCGCAGCAGCTTAAAGAAGTAGTGATTAACGGTACCCCAAGCATCACTTATAAGGTTGACACGATAGAGTACCGCGCCAGCGATTATAAAGTACGCCCCAACGCTACTTTAGATGAGTTACTGAAAAAAATGGAAGGTTTTGAAGTAGGTAGCGATGGGAGTGTAACCCACCAGGGACAGGCTATTACCAAGGTGAAACTGAACGGTAAAGATTATGCCGGGGGCGATGTAGCCCAGGCTGTACAAAACCTGCCTGCCGAAATTATTGAAAAAGCCCAGGTAGTTGATGATTACGGGGATGCTGCCGCGCATAGCGGCATTAAAGACGGCGATCCGCAAAAGATATTGAACGTAACCACCAAGGCCGATAGATCTGTAGGTACAACGGGGCGTTTAATTGGGCAGGCAGGTAATAACGACAGGTATAACGGCAACCTTTTCCTGCAGCGCATTAATGGTAACCAACAAATTGGTGTTATTGCTAACTTCAGGAACACAGTAACCGGTGTACAGTCAACAGGGTTAGCCAGCAGCGCCAATGGCGGTGGCGGGGGTGGCAACAGTAATCCGGGCACCACCCAAAGTTTTGCACCTTCCATCAATTACCGCGACCAGCTAAACAAAAAAATACAAATAAACAGCAGTGCTACCTATGGTTTTACTAAAAATAACTCGGTTAGCGAAAGTTACGGTACCAATAGCAGTACGGTTGTTAAAAGCAGCGATTTTACCAACAATGGCACATCGCAGCGTAATTCGTTCAGAAGAGGGGCCAGTTTTGAGTTAGATTATGATATCGACAGCTTAAATTATTTGCAGGTGCAGCCGAGCTATTCTTATTCTACCTCAGAAAATGAAACAACATCATCACGAAACGCAAGCACCCATTATAAAGATGGCAGCTATGAACATCAGGTAGTTAACGGTACAACCTCTAACAAAACGCCAACTACCACCTACGGCGCCCTGGCATTATTTAATCACCGTTTCAGAAAGCCGGGCCGCAACTTTTCAACTCAGTTAAGCTATAACCATACCGACAGTAAATCTAACGGAACAAACCAAAGCCACACTATCAACTATGCCGATAGTACGTTCAATAATCTGCAACAGGACTTGTTTGCAAATTTGATCACCATAAAAAATAACACCACTAACACGTTTCGCGGTAGTATGACCTATTCTGAGCCACTGGGCGGTTTATCACGTTTGGAGTTGAACGCCCAGATGACACGTAATTCGCATAGTACAGATAACGTCACCGACTCCATTCAAGCCGCCGGAACTAAGGAAACGGACCTGATATTTAACTATAACACTACCGAAACCCGCATGGCATTGAATTATCGTTACAACGGTACCAAGGTTAACATGTCATTAGGTACTACGTTAATGCCTTATCATTTAGACGGCACTAAACTGGATAATAATTCGCAAAGCTTTGTACCAACCGAGATCAGTATCTTCAGGGTGTTACCAATATTCCGCTTTTCATATGCATGGTCGCGCACGCAAAGACTGAACATTTTTTACACCGGTACTAATGAAGAGCCGCAGTTTCAACAGATACAACCTTTTATTGATAATACCGACCCTAATAATATTGTAGTAGGTAATCCTAAATTAAAGGCCGGGTTAAACAACCAGGTAACCATTCAGTACAACAATTATTTCCCTAACTCGCGTTTTAATATCTCATTAAATGGTAACGCTAACTATTATACTGATGATATTACCACTAATACGGTCACACAACTGGTACCTATTCCGGGCAGCCCTACAGGCAGTAAACGATCAATCCGTTATATAAACTATGTGAACATCAGTGGTTCAAAAGGGTTAGGTGGTAACTATGTTATATCGAAACAATTAGCCGATAGGCGTTATAACCTAAACCTGATAGGCCGTGTAAACTATGGTTATACGATGGCCATGAGCCAGGGCGTGCTTTACCATCAAACATCATGGAACTTTAATGAGCGTTTTGGTCCGCGTATTACCCCGACTGATAATGTTGAGTTTAACCCATTCTTTGGCACAAGTCTGTCACGTGGTTTTAACTCGGCCGATGGTTCTTCAAGCAAAGCAGTAACTAATTCGTTTGGTTTGGATGGACGGTTCTACTTCTTTAAAACCTACCAGGTGCATTACGATGCTTCAAAACAATTTATTAATCAAACTATTTCGCCTAACGTAAGCAATGTACCGCAAAGCAAAGCCACACCTTTGGTAATCGATGCCGGTTTTCAAAAGGAGTTTGGCGCGCGGCGTCAGTTTACACTTACATTCGATGTGTTCGACTTGCTGCACCAGAATAATTATATTACCCAATCGGCTACCGTTACAGGTGTAACCAATACGGTATCAAGTTCACTAAGCCGTTACTTCCTGGTAGGGTTCCGTCTTAACCTGCAAAAATGGAGCGGCAGGCCAACACGTAACGGCCGCAACCTGCAACGCCGCGGCGATGGCAGTTTTATTTATAATTGA
- the rpiA gene encoding ribose 5-phosphate isomerase A: MENSLINNLEWPAEITNRNGKEKVAAEIAAKVKDGDVLGVGSGSTSYLALLAIAERVKKEKLNIRAIPTSLEISMFCSKWGIPLTTLFEHKPNWLFDGADEVDPNKSLIKGRGGAMFKEKLLMSCSPINYIIVDESKIVDKLGTNFPVPIEVFPQALLHVEEELKKIGANEIVLRPAKGKDGPCITENGNLILDCRFNNMHSHFEKDIKAITGVIESGLFMGYNLEVLVAANN; this comes from the coding sequence ATGGAAAATAGTTTAATTAATAACCTGGAGTGGCCCGCCGAGATCACTAACCGCAACGGAAAAGAAAAGGTAGCGGCCGAGATAGCGGCGAAGGTGAAGGATGGCGACGTGCTGGGCGTAGGTTCGGGGTCAACATCCTACCTGGCCTTGCTGGCTATTGCTGAGCGGGTTAAAAAGGAAAAGCTGAATATTAGGGCTATCCCAACATCACTGGAAATTTCCATGTTTTGCAGTAAATGGGGTATACCCTTAACTACTTTATTTGAGCATAAACCCAACTGGCTGTTTGATGGCGCGGATGAGGTTGATCCCAACAAAAGCCTGATAAAAGGACGGGGCGGCGCTATGTTTAAAGAGAAATTATTGATGAGTTGCAGCCCAATTAATTATATTATAGTTGATGAATCAAAAATTGTAGATAAATTAGGCACGAATTTTCCGGTACCTATTGAAGTATTCCCCCAAGCTTTATTGCATGTAGAGGAAGAATTGAAGAAAATTGGTGCAAATGAAATAGTTTTAAGGCCGGCAAAAGGGAAAGACGGCCCCTGCATTACAGAGAACGGTAACTTAATATTAGACTGCCGCTTTAATAATATGCACAGCCACTTTGAAAAAGACATTAAAGCCATAACAGGGGTAATTGAAAGCGGCCTTTTTATGGGGTATAACCTGGAAGTATTGGTTGCAGCCAATAATTAA